The DNA sequence TACGGGAATGACTGATCGAGAGCCGCCCCGTAGCAGTTGCCCGTCGCCGCGTTGACCCGTGCATGTCAGGCGGAGCGACGTCGCTTGGGCTGCGGCAGCAGATCCGTAACGTTGACCTCCCTCCGATCGGGCACGGCGAGCGCGTCGAGCGCCGCCTCGGCGAGCGCCATCCTCCTCTCCTCCCAGGCGATGAGCTGGTCGAGCCTCCAACGGTCGGGGTGGGTCATCACCGGCGCCGGCACCAGTTCCCGGTCCTTGAGGTTCTGGTAGCCCTTCGTCTTTCCCCAGCCGTAGCGCGCCATAACCTCCCTCGCGCTGAGGAAGACATGGCGCAGGTCATCCATCGCTCACACCGCCTTGGGCCGAGCGAGAACAGGCCGGGCGGCAAGGCGTTGCTCTCGGATGAAGCGACGCAGGTCGGCGACGCTCGTGTAGAGCCGCCGTCCGATCTTGAAAAACTCCGGGCCAGTCCCGATCTGACGCCACCAGCGGACGGTGTTCGGCGAGGTCCTCAGGATCTGGGCGACGTCCTCGAGCGTGAGCAGCTCGTCGTCGTGGCGCTCGTGGAAGGGGACGTCGTTGGGGTGACTGTTCATGGTTCCTCCTGCTCGGCGTGGACCGCGATAACTGCGGTCAACAGGCAGGTGTGCAAGCCGCCCCAAACGAGAGCCAAATACGTCCGATCGGATATCATCGACAGATGGACCGCTCCTTCTTGTTGGAGAGGGCGCGCCGCGCATGCGGTCTGACGCAGGCACGCCTCGCGGCGCTGTCGGGCACCTCGCAGGCGACGCTGTCGGCGTACGAGCGTGGCGTGAAGTCGCCGTCGCTGAAGGTTGCGTCGCGGATCCTGGCCGCGACCGACCACGAGCTGACGTTGCGCACGCGCGTCGACTGGGTGGAGCGCCACCCGAAGGGGATCGTGGCGTTCTGGGCGCCCAGCATGCTGTGGGCGGTGGAGCCGCCCACGTGCTTCGCGACGCTGCGCATCCCGGACCTGATCCGCGACACCGGGATGCGCACGTGGAACATGCGCGAGCGCGACGAGCGGCGAGGCGTGTACGAGCAGCTCATCCGCCGTGGGCTGCCGCAGCAGATGATCCGGTGGATCGACGGCGGCCTGCTCGTCGACGTCTGGGACGAGCTCGATCTGCCCGATCCGGTGCGTGACGCATGGGAGCCGGCGATCCGGCTGGCCACCAAGCCCTCCGAGGTGGAGGGGCTGAACTTCTTCTTCCACGAGAATCCGGAGCTCGCGCCGGGCGCACGGGTTCGGGGATGGGAGCCGTTGCCGCCCCCGCCTCCCCCATTACCGCCAGGACGTTGGAGATACGTCCAACACCCAGTTCCTCCGCCCGACCGTCAGAGCCCAAGGCTCCGGCCACGTGGGGAGGCCGGCGACCGCCGGCCGTAGCCGTCCGCGTGACGTGAACCCGCCACGCGGGGTGGGGCAGGCCGCACCGGTGCGTTCGGGCCGTAACGGTCGACGGCGTCGGCCGCGGCGACCCGTGCGTGTGCCGGCCCCAGGTCGGCGCGGTCGCGACCGAAGACGGCGACCCACTGGCTGCGCGCCTCCTGCACCGACTCGGCGACGACGTGGGCGACGTTGCGCTCACGCCCTCGAGTCATGCCGACGTACCCCGACGCAGCCCCGGTGTGCTCGCCGATCAGGACGTGTGAGACCGGCACGGTCGCACCTTGTGCGCCGTAGGCCGTGGTGGCATAGGCGAGCTCGACGTTGGCACGCACGTACTCGGGCGGCAGCACCCGCCTGCCCGCCTCGCCGTGAACGGTCAGGGCGCCGCCGTCGCAGGCGATCACGGTCCAGGTCTCCCGGTTGGCGACGTCGGCGTCGTGGTCGTTGCGGCGGGTGGCGATCCGGTCGCCGACCCCGATCCGCTCGCCCGAGGCGGTGACCACTCGGTCGGTCACCTCTCCCATGGCCTTGCGGACCTGATGAGCGAGGTTGTTGATCTTGGCGACCTGCTCGCGGGTGTCGGCGACCACGAGCTCGCCGTACGT is a window from the Georgenia muralis genome containing:
- a CDS encoding helix-turn-helix domain-containing protein, translated to MDRSFLLERARRACGLTQARLAALSGTSQATLSAYERGVKSPSLKVASRILAATDHELTLRTRVDWVERHPKGIVAFWAPSMLWAVEPPTCFATLRIPDLIRDTGMRTWNMRERDERRGVYEQLIRRGLPQQMIRWIDGGLLVDVWDELDLPDPVRDAWEPAIRLATKPSEVEGLNFFFHENPELAPGARVRGWEPLPPPPPPLPPGRWRYVQHPVPPPDRQSPRLRPRGEAGDRRP
- a CDS encoding helix-turn-helix domain-containing protein; protein product: MNSHPNDVPFHERHDDELLTLEDVAQILRTSPNTVRWWRQIGTGPEFFKIGRRLYTSVADLRRFIREQRLAARPVLARPKAV